In Eulemur rufifrons isolate Redbay chromosome 15, OSU_ERuf_1, whole genome shotgun sequence, the genomic stretch GAAGAGCCTAGCACTTATTATACTGATGTAAGCACATCATGTTTGTGTTTTTTCAATTCTATTATTAAGTGCAGTAGTGTGCTGGAGATGCCTTGAGTTGGGTTGCAAGAACAGATTGttacattttcaggaattttgtgggCTGATTGTAAGCATAACAGTCATTAAAAATTgaagtatataaatgtataagtaCATAAATTATCgttacatttaagaaaatactgaAACTCATTTCCTAATATCTATGCACTTGAGGTTATTTTCATCTGTTGTATCTGTatgttaaaaatactatataatagTGTGCTGCTGCAGCGTGGTGTTTGTATGTACCCCGGGTAATACAAATCGGGGCTTGATTTATTATTTGTTGGTTGTCTGAACTTAAGAAAATGAGGGATAAAATGGTAATGCAGATTAAACTAAAGGTGTGATGTGTCCCTGAGTGTTAGACTGTATACAATACAAAACATGGAAGAAATTGCCTTGCAGTATTGGAAAACTCTTCTTCATCAATTCAGCAAAGATGTTAACGTCACTGATGAAGAAGTGGAACTCTAATATATGTCTTCATTGTTTCAATTTCATCTAATTcattaatgtaaatgaaaatatcacCCATCCTTTAATTTGGAACTGCAGTTGGCCCTTCATATCTGTGAGTTCTGCATCCATGAATTCAATCAATCACAGATCgaaaatattcagggaaaaaaacaataaaaaataatacaacagtaaaaagtgcaaatgaaaaaatactttataacaactatttttatggcatttaacattgtattagatattacaagtaatctagaaatgattttaagtatacaggaggatatatataggttatgtgcaattattatgctattttatataagggacttgaataTCCAAAAATTTTGTTGAAGGTGGAGCTTAGATACCAAGAGACAACTGTATACTCATTTGCAGATCATATGACCAACCTTTTTGTTGAATTGGATAATATTTATAGTCAGATTTTGTGACATTGTTATTGgctatagaatttttaaaacttacagtAGGGTTTTCAAGAAATAGCAAGTCACATTGAAGTTATAAGtataaattgaaaattaaggtaactagtttaaaatttatttctaaaattatataaagaaatcaCTAAGAGAACTTTTACGTTAACCCTTAAAGTGTTGTCATAAGTTTTACTTAaatctgtaaaattatttttcagattcCGTTCCCTAAAATGTCAAAACGACAGGGTGATTTTTTACATTTGTCAAATGTGAAGAAGGTGAAGACGGAAACAGAAAGTAACAATAGGAACAAAAATCACTGTGGATTGTCTAAATCAAAGGAACCAAATTTTGAACAACCAATCATTGAAGAAAAGCCATTGTGtttattaaaggaagaaatagacaatcttGTGCTTCCAGATTGTTGGAATGAAAAACAAGCATTTATGTTTACAGAACAGTATAAATGGCTTGAAATAAAAGAAGGTAAATTAGGATGTAAGGATTGTTCAACAGTTCGACATTTGGGATCGAAAGCAGAAAAGCATGTCCATGTGTCCAAGGAATGGATTGCATATTTAGTAACCCCTAATGGTAGCAATAAAACTACGAGGCAAGCTTCTCTGCGGAAAAAAATTAGGGAACATGATGTTTCTAAAGCCCATGGTAAAATTCAGGATTTGTTAAAGGAATCAGTTAATGATTCAATTTCTAATTTGGTGcagaaacagaataataaaaatattgatgctaccataaaagtttttaatactGTTTACAGTTTAGTAAAACATAATAGACCTTTATCCGATATTGAGGGGGCAATAGAATTACACGAAAAAAATGGAGAGGTCAATTGTTTAAATACACGCTACAGTGCAACAAGAATAGCAGAACATAttgcaaaagaaatgaagatgaagatatttaagaatattatagaAGAGAATGCCAAAATCTGTATCATAATTGATGAGGCATCTACAGTTTCTCCAAAAAAAAGTGCCCTAGTGATTTATCTCCAGTGCACAGTTCAGTTAGCTCCTGCGCCTGTTATGTTATTTGTTGCTTTAAAAGAATTGGTGTCAACCAAGGCAGAGTGTATTTTCAATACGTTACTGACTACTTTAAATGATTGCGGCTTTACAAATGAATATTTGAAAGCAAATCTAATTGCATTTTGTTCTGATGGTGCTAATACAATACTGGGAAGAAAGTCTGGAGTAGCTACAAAGTTGTTAGAATATTTTCCTCAAATCATTATTTGGAACTGTTTAAACCATCGATTGCAATTGTCACTTGATGAttcaatatctgaaataaaacaaattaatcattttaaaatatttcttgataaaatttattctatttatcaTCAACCTAATATAAATCAAAGCAAGCTTTTAGGAAATGTAGCTAAAGAACTTgaaattgaaattattaaaattgggCGGGTAATGGGACCAAGTTGGGCGGCATGTAGTTTACAGGCTGCTACTGCTGTATGGCGTGCATATCCTgtattatatatgcatttttctcattcttattcTGGTTTGGCAAAGAGGTTAGCTAACATTAATTTCTTACAAGACCTTGCTTTAATGATTGACATTCTTGAAGAATTTTCACTACTTTCGACTGCATTACAGTCAAGATCAACTAACATTCAGAAAGCACAAAAATTGATCAAACGTACCATTAAAgctttggaaaatttaaaaattggtacTGGAAAGTATGAATCTCAAATTGAAGAATTGATTAAGTCTGATAAGTTTAAAGATattccatttaataaaaataataaatttaatgctCTTCCTAGGAATATGTTACtggaaaatattattcagcacatGAACTTACGCCTTTTATCTGATAGAAACCATGATGATGAAagtattcttaattattttgatttgCTAGAACCTTCTACATGGCCTTATGAAGAAATAACTTCACCATGGGTAGctggtgaaaaaaaattatttcatttgtgtgaaattttaaaatatgaaatcaatttGAATGATTTTCGGGaatttgtaaataataatataaaatcaaaCAATGTTTCAATTCCTACAACTATCCAAAAAGCTAAAAAGATAGTTAGCACTATTGCAATCAATAGTGCTGAAGCTGAAAGAGGTTTCAATTTAATGAACATAATTTGTACAAGGGTGAGAAATAGTTTAACAATAGGTCATATATCAGATTTAATGACAATAAATTTATTGGGGAAAGAGTTAGCAGATTGGGATGCAACTCCATTTGTAAAATCTTGGTCAAATTGCAACCATAGGTTGGCTACAGACACAAGAGTTCGGCAGAAATCAACAAAAGCCTGTGAGAATCAATTGACTATATGGAACTTACAATAAAGAGTatcatatgtttttattatctgtaaatTGTGTACCACATATCCTTTATATACATAGAGTTTTTTTTGTAGGGGGGAAGCCACTTAAACTTTTATCAGCTTATTGCTGTTTAAAAGGCATTCTCTATAGAGAGAGTTGATGATTGGTTTCGGGAACTATAATTTTTTAGAGATTGGCCCATGTCTGCTAGAATGGGTCATAATATATATTCTAAGTAGTTCGGTACAGAACATCCAACCATTTCCACTTTTGTACTATTTTACTTTAAGGatgcaaaaaaaataacatgactcAGATCTAAGTTCCTAAGTTCTGGAGgttatttcaaataaaagaaacagaatgaaaactGTAAGCCTTTTGGCTCTTGTCTTTCTCATTTCCATATTTGTGCTGTCTAGTACAGTAGCCACGAGCTACATTGGCTAATTAGCTCAGTAAGactaagaaagtaaaattttaatttatttaaatataaaaactgaaactGTAAAATATTCTGTTTAACTTTACTGTTTCTTAGGAACATGTTTTAGTTTGTTACCTTGCATGAGATACAGTTGGTGTAGTGTGCCTATCAAAACTTGTGTGTCGGCAGGactggtggctcacgtctgtaatcctaacactctgggaggctgaggcaggaggatcctttgagcttagGAATtaagaccaacctaagcaagagcgagaccccatctcaactaaaaatagaaaaattagctgtgtattgtgtgcacctatagtcccagctactagggaggctgaggcaggaggattgcttgagcccaagtgtttgaggtttctgtgagctacgctgacaccatggcagtctagcccaggcaacagagtgagactgtgtctgaaaaaaaaaaaaacgtgtcATTTCTAATATTACACATAAACAAATCACTGATTAAGTCCATGTCAACAAATGGAttcaatgtaaattatttttttatgaattgaTGTAACAAAGCTTGTTTATCTGAATATTTTATGCAACAACAGGAATTACAGTGATATGTTTGTAAATCGTAACTGGTAATTAAATTGAAATACTTGCTTTAAttatgattaaattatttttctagtttacacatgaaaatgaacacattttaaaatttaaaatgaaggcATACTGAAAAAGAATCAAGTGGAAATGCAGAAGCTAGTGCAACAACTGGAACAGTAAACAAAAAGACTGGAAGAAGGTATGTTGCAGATTTCACAATGGCAATTGAAGTTTATTGTGGCAGAGCAGAACAAGgtgttatttaagaaaaaattaaaatgagaaatattgaGACAGTTTCAGCAAATGCAAAATGAATTGGATAAATTACCTTTCAAAggtcaaaaagaatgaaatttagtcacctgaaatccaaataaaatatcttaacaaAAAATTGAGATACCACTTATCTCcattgagaatggcctttaccaaaaaatcccaaaacaattttttttaacaattttaaaaggatCTGAGGTTATACGTTTGGGCAGATATAAAACAGCTTGGATTCTGCATGAAGGAGAACTAATTTTAgataaatggtaaaataaatcAGTTGTAGAAATTGTTAGAAAATTATGAGTAAAAGcctaaaaaagatattttattaaaaatcagttaaaatgGTGACagagcacctcttgtattattctggatagagctggaacccattctactaagtgaagtatcccaagaatagaaaaacaagcaccacatgtactcaccatcaaactagTATTTACTGatcaactgatcaacacttaagtgcacatatagtaatagcattcattgggtgtcgggcaggtgggaggaagggaatgggtatattcacacctaatgggtgcggtgtgcaccgtctgggggacagacacacttgaagctctgactcggtggggcaagggcaatacacataacctaaatatttgtacccccgtaatacgctaatataaaaaaaatcagttaagtaCCAAACAGTTGCTTTTAGAAAAGAGGACCTAACAATATCAAAGATTAATTGATTATAAATCTGAAAAATTGCAAGTACTTTTCTGTAGGTTTAGATGAGTTATGTAATATAAAAGATATTGCCCAACTAATTAATTAAGTTTTGTCTCATAGGACTTAAACATTATGAAGAAATAATATCAGTTCATGGCCTAAAATGTCAAGCTTGTACAGCTATTTAATCATTTACATATAACATATTTTCTATCGCATTAAATGGTACTCTAGGTTAGGTCAAAAATCAGAtatcactgaaattttaaaatgaaactgatACTTCTTGGTgtgatgtggtggctcacgcctgtaatcctagcactttgggaggctgaggtgggagggtggttTGATGCCAGGAGTTGAACACCAGCCTAGGCGACAAAAAATAgaagtctctacaaaaaatagaaaagttagtgGGTTGTGATGGTgggtacctgtagtctcagctactcagtatgctgaggtgggaggattgcttaagcctaggggTTTAATGTTGcaagtaagctatgatgatgccattgtactctacccCGGGCGTGAAACCCTGTGTCAAAAGTAAGATGAatctgatttttctcttatttcttcattCCACTGTATGATACAGTTTGAAAATCTTTGTGCTCAGTTTTCTGAAACGGTCTGTACAACAAATGTCATGGGTACAATTAAGTGTTCATTATTTAAGTGCAAACGGTATGAATCAACACCAGCTTACGGGattgttgaaagaattaaaagacAATGAATTTAGTATACTTTGCCAGTTGCTGGGACTGTCAAAGAGTTTTACAAAACTTTACTGTTAACTCCAGTTCAAGATTTTCTTGCAATAACAGGAATGCTAGCCAAAGACCAAAAAatggcagtttgatttttttctccccaatatCACATGGCATATGAGTGATCTAAATTTGAAGCTGCAAGGATAGGAAAAAGCTTAATTGTGCGCTACCTAGACAAGGACTGGAGTTTATGTTCATAAccaacttctaaaaataaaaatcagaataattttacatatttttctaatgaaTGAATATGCATGAGATTTTAATTGTATTTGACAGTATTATGTAAATTTACtgcaaaaactacaaaaaaatttaaaaaatactgataaatttaGAGTTCTTTTTGATATACTCAGTAACTCTG encodes the following:
- the KIAA1586 gene encoding E3 SUMO-protein ligase KIAA1586 homolog isoform X2; amino-acid sequence: MGDPGPEIIESAPPAGPEASESTTDENEDDIQFVSIPFPKMSKRQGDFLHLSNVKKVKTETESNNRNKNHCGLSKSKEPNFEQPIIEEKPLCLLKEEIDNLVLPDCWNEKQAFMFTEQYKWLEIKEGKLGCKDCSTVRHLGSKAEKHVHVSKEWIAYLVTPNGSNKTTRQASLRKKIREHDVSKAHGKIQDLLKESVNDSISNLVQKQNNKNIDATIKVFNTVYSLVKHNRPLSDIEGAIELHEKNGEVNCLNTRYSATRIAEHIAKEMKMKIFKNIIEENAKICIIIDEASTVSPKKSALVIYLQCTVQLAPAPVMLFVALKELVSTKAECIFNTLLTTLNDCGFTNEYLKANLIAFCSDGANTILGRKSGVATKLLEYFPQIIIWNCLNHRLQLSLDDSISEIKQINHFKIFLDKIYSIYHQPNINQSKLLGNVAKELEIEIIKIGRVMGPSWAACSLQAATAVWRAYPVLYMHFSHSYSGLAKRLANINFLQDLALMIDILEEFSLLSTALQSRSTNIQKAQKLIKRTIKALENLKIGTGKYESQIEELIKSDKFKDIPFNKNNKFNALPRNMLLENIIQHMNLRLLSDRNHDDESILNYFDLLEPSTWPYEEITSPWVAGEKKLFHLCEILKYEINLNDFREFVNNNIKSNNVSIPTTIQKAKKIVSTIAINSAEAERGFNLMNIICTRVRNSLTIGHISDLMTINLLGKELADWDATPFVKSWSNCNHRLATDTRVRQKSTKACENQLTIWNLQ
- the KIAA1586 gene encoding E3 SUMO-protein ligase KIAA1586 homolog isoform X3: MSKRQGDFLHLSNVKKVKTETESNNRNKNHCGLSKSKEPNFEQPIIEEKPLCLLKEEIDNLVLPDCWNEKQAFMFTEQYKWLEIKEGKLGCKDCSTVRHLGSKAEKHVHVSKEWIAYLVTPNGSNKTTRQASLRKKIREHDVSKAHGKIQDLLKESVNDSISNLVQKQNNKNIDATIKVFNTVYSLVKHNRPLSDIEGAIELHEKNGEVNCLNTRYSATRIAEHIAKEMKMKIFKNIIEENAKICIIIDEASTVSPKKSALVIYLQCTVQLAPAPVMLFVALKELVSTKAECIFNTLLTTLNDCGFTNEYLKANLIAFCSDGANTILGRKSGVATKLLEYFPQIIIWNCLNHRLQLSLDDSISEIKQINHFKIFLDKIYSIYHQPNINQSKLLGNVAKELEIEIIKIGRVMGPSWAACSLQAATAVWRAYPVLYMHFSHSYSGLAKRLANINFLQDLALMIDILEEFSLLSTALQSRSTNIQKAQKLIKRTIKALENLKIGTGKYESQIEELIKSDKFKDIPFNKNNKFNALPRNMLLENIIQHMNLRLLSDRNHDDESILNYFDLLEPSTWPYEEITSPWVAGEKKLFHLCEILKYEINLNDFREFVNNNIKSNNVSIPTTIQKAKKIVSTIAINSAEAERGFNLMNIICTRVRNSLTIGHISDLMTINLLGKELADWDATPFVKSWSNCNHRLATDTRVRQKSTKACENQLTIWNLQ
- the KIAA1586 gene encoding E3 SUMO-protein ligase KIAA1586 homolog isoform X1, encoding MGDPGPEIIESAPPAGPEASESTTDENEDDIQFVSEGPSRPILEYIDLVGGDDEEPSTYYTDIPFPKMSKRQGDFLHLSNVKKVKTETESNNRNKNHCGLSKSKEPNFEQPIIEEKPLCLLKEEIDNLVLPDCWNEKQAFMFTEQYKWLEIKEGKLGCKDCSTVRHLGSKAEKHVHVSKEWIAYLVTPNGSNKTTRQASLRKKIREHDVSKAHGKIQDLLKESVNDSISNLVQKQNNKNIDATIKVFNTVYSLVKHNRPLSDIEGAIELHEKNGEVNCLNTRYSATRIAEHIAKEMKMKIFKNIIEENAKICIIIDEASTVSPKKSALVIYLQCTVQLAPAPVMLFVALKELVSTKAECIFNTLLTTLNDCGFTNEYLKANLIAFCSDGANTILGRKSGVATKLLEYFPQIIIWNCLNHRLQLSLDDSISEIKQINHFKIFLDKIYSIYHQPNINQSKLLGNVAKELEIEIIKIGRVMGPSWAACSLQAATAVWRAYPVLYMHFSHSYSGLAKRLANINFLQDLALMIDILEEFSLLSTALQSRSTNIQKAQKLIKRTIKALENLKIGTGKYESQIEELIKSDKFKDIPFNKNNKFNALPRNMLLENIIQHMNLRLLSDRNHDDESILNYFDLLEPSTWPYEEITSPWVAGEKKLFHLCEILKYEINLNDFREFVNNNIKSNNVSIPTTIQKAKKIVSTIAINSAEAERGFNLMNIICTRVRNSLTIGHISDLMTINLLGKELADWDATPFVKSWSNCNHRLATDTRVRQKSTKACENQLTIWNLQ